Proteins from a genomic interval of Luteibacter pinisoli:
- a CDS encoding serine hydrolase domain-containing protein, producing the protein MMRRIQKIALLGPAVCAAAFAAPAFASCPIPAASAGGPSNAHTRYVETQLRPAIIRKGDKPFSLAEHMAHYGVPGLSVAVIHDGKLAWARGWGVRDVVSCMPVTPDTDFQAASISKVVTAMLALRMAEQGRIGLDRNINDALRSWSLPRDPKLAPNGVTLRQLLSHTAGLGVHGFTGYMPGAPLPTAVQILDGVPPANTPAVRSVLPAGAQFEYSGGGYVVTQLALADASGLPFETLVQREILGPLGMTRSAFAMPPTPAILANAAFAHANGSVIPGNYRVDPELAPAGLWTTAGDLAKLVMDLQASAAGKTGHRLSPAMTRTMMTPVKDNWGLGVAVYPSGIPRFMHDGVNEGYESYMVAYTDKGDGVVALANGGDGRRVMSDVVRAIATDYGMTDIAIPATEEKTLSLAELSKAAGNFVGGGLAVTLEARPDGLYASVGGPVPERLIALSPRRFRSESLATTVEFTADFSSMTMIEGPPPMKLVRMPAPTAPSSSAPTAPATGRAAPSRSHSPT; encoded by the coding sequence ATGATGCGAAGGATCCAGAAGATCGCTTTGCTGGGCCCGGCTGTGTGCGCGGCGGCGTTTGCGGCCCCCGCATTCGCCAGTTGCCCCATCCCGGCAGCGTCCGCCGGCGGCCCCAGCAACGCCCATACCCGTTACGTCGAGACCCAGCTGCGCCCCGCCATCATCAGGAAGGGCGACAAACCCTTCAGCCTCGCCGAGCACATGGCGCACTACGGCGTGCCCGGCCTCAGCGTCGCCGTGATCCACGATGGCAAGCTGGCATGGGCGCGCGGCTGGGGCGTTCGCGATGTCGTGAGCTGCATGCCCGTCACGCCGGATACCGACTTCCAGGCCGCGTCGATCAGCAAGGTGGTCACGGCCATGCTGGCCCTGCGCATGGCCGAGCAAGGCAGGATCGGCCTGGACCGGAATATCAATGATGCCCTGCGTTCGTGGAGCCTGCCCCGGGATCCGAAGCTCGCACCGAACGGCGTCACGCTACGCCAGTTGCTGAGCCACACGGCCGGGCTGGGCGTGCATGGCTTCACCGGCTACATGCCGGGCGCGCCGCTACCGACGGCCGTGCAGATCCTGGATGGCGTGCCGCCCGCCAATACCCCCGCGGTGCGGAGCGTGCTTCCGGCAGGCGCGCAGTTCGAATACTCCGGTGGCGGCTACGTGGTGACGCAGCTCGCACTCGCCGACGCCAGTGGCCTGCCCTTCGAGACGCTGGTGCAACGCGAGATACTGGGGCCGCTCGGCATGACGCGGAGTGCCTTCGCCATGCCGCCCACACCAGCCATCCTGGCCAATGCGGCCTTTGCCCATGCCAACGGCAGCGTCATTCCCGGTAACTACCGCGTCGATCCGGAACTCGCGCCCGCGGGCCTGTGGACCACGGCGGGCGACCTCGCGAAGCTGGTGATGGACCTGCAAGCCTCCGCCGCGGGCAAGACCGGCCACCGCCTCTCGCCCGCCATGACACGGACGATGATGACCCCGGTGAAGGACAACTGGGGACTCGGTGTCGCTGTGTACCCGTCCGGGATCCCGCGTTTCATGCATGACGGCGTGAACGAGGGATACGAGTCCTACATGGTCGCGTATACCGACAAGGGCGATGGCGTCGTCGCCCTGGCCAACGGCGGCGACGGCCGGCGGGTGATGAGTGACGTCGTCCGGGCCATCGCGACCGATTACGGCATGACCGACATCGCGATACCGGCGACCGAGGAAAAGACGTTGTCGCTCGCCGAACTCTCGAAGGCCGCCGGGAATTTCGTGGGTGGCGGCCTGGCCGTGACGCTCGAGGCGCGTCCGGACGGGCTTTACGCCAGTGTGGGCGGCCCCGTGCCGGAACGACTGATCGCGCTGTCGCCCCGGCGCTTTCGCTCCGAGTCCCTGGCCACCACGGTGGAGTTCACGGCGGACTTTTCGAGCATGACCATGATCGAAGGTCCGCCGCCGATGAAGCTGGTGCGTATGCCGGCGCCTACAGCGCCATCATCCAGTGCGCCGACAGCACCTGCGACTGGTCGCGCTGCCCCTTCTCGTAGTCATAGCCCAACTTGA
- a CDS encoding autotransporter domain-containing protein, protein MEAWCGAGAAGRMAVGKGNKPGVLALAVMMALGLSACGGGGGGGNVRSTPSAPSTPTSPTNPTNPGTPAAYSGGAIDVAANTTTTIADNLTGSVGVAKGGDGTLTFTGTNTYTGETQVNAGSLYINGDQSGATGATTVGPLATLGGAGVIGGDVTVGSNATLAPGQQGAIGTLTINGNLTLTAATQLNAGSQLNFDFAQASGGTQASDLINVKGNLTLAGTLNVNVAGGGDLGPGVHRLINYDGGLVDNGLSLGSLASTSWALQTGVAHQVNLIDTRGMNFSVWDGAGPKGNNVIDGGSGEWTAGGPDTSWTDASGAVNAHFNNGTFAIFQGTPGTVTVNNDNGAVVAGGMQFASDGYLIQGDPIQLSGSTEASYVQAIFRVGDGTQAGAGYKATVNNVLTGIQTLVKTDAGTLVLGGDNTYSGGTVVSGGTLQIGNGGTSGSVMGDITDNATLVFNRSNDTVYGGTISGTGNLVKTGSGSVSMSMRNTFAGGTQVKGGTLRLDLGGELGTGDIIVGNAADRAGIDPVATLKVGTRSVLGNNIFVQGNGVVDNAGVIGGTNDNAIGSNYTFGASPTVLNHDGGLIRGNRVGVLLRGDGATVANSSGGSIEGGDTAVELDYSGSVSNDGAGTMINSMTGVGIHLGDKADVMNVNGATISSAKTAVYMSNGGSLTNGAGSTIQSAGTASGDCAVSNACAVLVQSTGPAYLASSGAVTFNNAGTIIGNVQFFAPAANKITLTAGGSIQGDLTIGASTLTTMTLAGSAGSVQRYSQAVTGNTTFSSGVLAVTSPGKWIIDNSQLTPGAVQVSAGSTLQIGDGFTSGSITTGVIGNRGTVIFDRSDDVTFTGGIVGQLGAPYDDVMIKAGAGRLTVPIGGFAPSNIIIEAGTLQIDNTGNQPAATFGYVPMTAPVQNFGSLVFDSYENYAATRTISGTGSLTQDGSGVLFLDGQNTYTGGTTINKGTIRTNHAMPGNVLVNQAGTLDGDIAGSPGPGPGLPGVAGNLINAGRVAVHGGDAAIGGNYTQASTGTLALSLGSKLAVAGTATLSGGTLEITGADSGYVSNAHTEVLTATQGLTGTFGQLVKDTGVVFTANTISYDGHSAWLDTAGLNVTTAAAGNGVSYTSASLNSAQRVQGAFTQLNSKIATGDTASVSPGFVQAAGAFQQAPTLQAAQASLQSLSGQLHAASAAMTFEAIDASGRALSDHFDDVLGKKAGFGTWTQNLSVGGDMGRAGYDGVGFQLNGWLVGSDRQVGSSGVAGFAFGQSQGQQQLDQSNDHNRSRSTEGMLYAGWLNGNWYTQGRVGFGHFQQDVSRQLLLGTSAAGVSTNYSGNYNVAYGETGLHLDMAGTRVMPFVNVEYASINRGGFTEQGADGFGLRTDGQTLDRWQAGAGLRAARHWTLEDGRGVDFTVGAQFRRTLASHGDVFDASFVGLSQWQPLAGIGLSRYSGVLNLGLNAALSARTSLKLGYDYEKGQRDQSQVLSAHWMMAL, encoded by the coding sequence ATGGAAGCATGGTGCGGTGCGGGAGCCGCCGGTCGGATGGCCGTGGGCAAAGGGAACAAGCCGGGCGTGCTCGCCCTGGCCGTGATGATGGCCCTGGGCCTGTCGGCCTGCGGCGGTGGCGGTGGGGGAGGCAACGTGAGGTCGACGCCGTCGGCGCCCTCCACGCCTACCAGTCCGACAAACCCCACCAATCCGGGAACGCCTGCTGCTTACAGTGGCGGGGCGATCGATGTAGCTGCCAACACGACCACCACCATCGCCGATAATCTCACCGGCTCGGTCGGCGTGGCGAAAGGCGGCGACGGTACGCTGACGTTCACCGGGACCAATACTTATACGGGCGAAACGCAAGTTAATGCGGGCTCGCTCTACATTAATGGTGACCAGTCCGGGGCAACAGGCGCGACGACCGTCGGGCCCCTCGCTACGCTGGGCGGCGCAGGTGTTATCGGTGGTGACGTCACCGTGGGAAGCAACGCCACGCTTGCGCCCGGCCAGCAAGGTGCCATCGGCACGCTGACCATCAACGGCAACCTCACGCTCACGGCGGCCACCCAGCTCAATGCAGGCTCGCAGCTCAACTTCGACTTCGCCCAGGCCTCTGGCGGCACCCAGGCCAGCGACCTCATCAACGTCAAGGGCAACCTGACGCTCGCCGGCACGCTCAACGTCAACGTGGCCGGCGGTGGTGACCTCGGCCCGGGCGTGCATCGCCTCATCAACTACGACGGCGGCCTGGTGGATAACGGCCTGTCCCTCGGTTCGCTGGCCTCGACTAGCTGGGCCCTGCAGACCGGCGTGGCGCACCAGGTGAACCTGATCGATACCCGGGGCATGAACTTCAGCGTCTGGGACGGCGCGGGACCCAAGGGCAACAACGTGATCGACGGCGGCAGCGGCGAGTGGACAGCCGGTGGCCCCGACACGAGCTGGACCGACGCCAGCGGTGCCGTGAATGCGCATTTCAACAACGGCACGTTCGCGATCTTCCAGGGCACGCCCGGCACGGTCACCGTGAACAACGACAACGGCGCCGTGGTCGCGGGCGGCATGCAGTTCGCCTCCGATGGCTACCTCATCCAGGGTGATCCGATACAGCTCAGCGGTAGCACGGAGGCCAGCTACGTGCAGGCCATCTTCCGCGTGGGCGATGGCACGCAGGCCGGCGCAGGCTACAAGGCGACCGTGAACAATGTGCTTACGGGCATCCAGACGCTGGTCAAGACCGACGCCGGCACGCTGGTCCTGGGAGGCGATAACACCTATAGCGGCGGCACCGTGGTCAGCGGCGGTACGCTGCAGATCGGAAACGGCGGCACGTCCGGTTCGGTGATGGGCGATATCACCGACAACGCGACCCTCGTATTCAATCGCAGCAACGATACCGTGTATGGAGGCACCATCAGCGGCACGGGTAACCTCGTGAAGACGGGCAGCGGTTCCGTATCGATGAGTATGCGAAATACCTTTGCCGGAGGCACGCAGGTAAAGGGGGGCACGTTGAGGCTTGACCTCGGTGGCGAGCTCGGCACCGGTGACATCATCGTCGGTAACGCAGCCGACCGCGCGGGAATCGATCCCGTGGCCACGTTGAAGGTGGGCACGCGGAGCGTACTGGGCAACAACATCTTCGTGCAGGGCAACGGTGTCGTGGACAACGCGGGTGTGATCGGTGGCACAAATGACAACGCCATCGGTAGTAATTACACCTTCGGTGCAAGCCCGACGGTGCTGAACCACGACGGCGGGCTTATCCGGGGTAACCGTGTCGGTGTCCTGCTGCGTGGTGATGGCGCTACCGTGGCGAACAGTAGCGGCGGCTCCATCGAAGGTGGGGATACGGCCGTCGAGCTTGACTACAGCGGAAGCGTCAGCAACGACGGCGCAGGCACCATGATCAACTCGATGACGGGCGTCGGCATCCACCTTGGCGACAAGGCGGATGTCATGAACGTCAACGGCGCGACGATCTCCAGCGCAAAGACCGCCGTGTACATGAGCAATGGCGGGTCGCTCACGAACGGCGCCGGGTCGACCATCCAGTCTGCGGGTACCGCATCGGGGGACTGCGCGGTATCCAATGCGTGCGCTGTCCTTGTCCAGTCAACCGGGCCCGCCTATCTGGCGAGCAGTGGGGCGGTCACCTTTAACAACGCTGGCACCATCATTGGCAATGTGCAGTTTTTCGCACCGGCCGCGAACAAGATCACGCTCACCGCCGGGGGTTCGATCCAGGGTGACCTCACCATCGGTGCGAGCACACTGACTACCATGACACTGGCCGGGAGCGCGGGTTCCGTACAACGCTACTCGCAGGCGGTGACGGGTAACACCACCTTCTCGTCCGGGGTGCTGGCCGTGACCTCGCCGGGCAAGTGGATCATCGACAATAGCCAGCTCACGCCGGGTGCGGTGCAGGTGAGTGCAGGAAGCACGCTCCAGATTGGCGACGGCTTCACGAGTGGATCGATTACCACGGGCGTCATCGGCAACCGTGGCACGGTGATCTTCGACCGCAGCGACGACGTGACGTTTACCGGCGGCATCGTCGGCCAGCTTGGCGCGCCGTACGACGATGTGATGATCAAGGCAGGCGCCGGAAGGCTCACCGTACCGATCGGCGGCTTTGCGCCGTCGAACATCATCATCGAGGCCGGCACCCTGCAAATCGACAACACGGGCAACCAGCCGGCGGCCACCTTCGGCTACGTACCGATGACCGCACCCGTACAGAACTTCGGTTCGCTTGTTTTCGACAGCTACGAGAACTACGCGGCGACCCGGACGATTTCCGGCACCGGGTCGCTGACCCAGGACGGTTCAGGCGTACTGTTCCTGGACGGACAGAACACCTATACCGGCGGCACGACGATCAACAAGGGAACGATCCGGACGAACCATGCCATGCCTGGCAACGTGCTGGTTAACCAGGCAGGCACCCTGGACGGTGACATCGCCGGTTCGCCGGGCCCGGGCCCGGGACTTCCTGGCGTGGCGGGCAACCTCATCAATGCCGGCAGGGTCGCCGTGCATGGTGGGGACGCCGCCATCGGTGGCAACTACACCCAGGCATCCACCGGCACGCTGGCACTCAGCCTCGGCAGCAAGCTCGCCGTTGCCGGGACGGCGACGCTGTCGGGCGGCACGCTGGAGATCACCGGCGCGGACAGTGGGTACGTCAGCAACGCACACACGGAGGTCCTGACGGCGACCCAGGGCCTCACCGGTACGTTCGGCCAGCTCGTCAAGGACACCGGCGTCGTGTTCACCGCGAACACGATCAGCTACGACGGCCACAGCGCCTGGCTCGACACCGCCGGTCTCAACGTGACCACGGCTGCCGCAGGCAACGGTGTGTCGTATACCTCCGCGTCGCTCAACAGCGCGCAGCGCGTGCAGGGCGCTTTCACCCAGCTCAACAGCAAGATCGCGACGGGCGACACGGCGAGCGTGTCGCCGGGCTTCGTGCAGGCCGCCGGCGCCTTCCAGCAGGCGCCTACGCTGCAGGCCGCACAGGCGTCGTTGCAGAGCCTGTCGGGCCAGTTGCATGCCGCCAGTGCCGCGATGACGTTTGAGGCCATCGACGCTTCCGGCCGTGCCTTGTCGGATCACTTCGATGACGTACTGGGCAAGAAGGCCGGCTTCGGCACGTGGACGCAGAACCTCAGCGTCGGTGGCGACATGGGGCGCGCGGGCTACGACGGCGTCGGCTTCCAGCTCAATGGCTGGCTGGTCGGCAGCGACCGCCAGGTGGGCAGCTCGGGCGTGGCCGGCTTTGCCTTTGGCCAGAGCCAGGGGCAGCAGCAGCTCGACCAGAGCAACGACCACAATCGCAGCCGCAGCACCGAAGGCATGCTGTACGCCGGATGGCTCAACGGGAACTGGTACACCCAGGGGCGCGTGGGCTTCGGCCACTTCCAGCAGGACGTGAGCCGCCAGCTGTTGCTCGGGACGAGCGCGGCAGGCGTGTCGACGAACTACAGCGGCAACTACAACGTCGCCTACGGCGAGACCGGCCTGCACCTGGACATGGCCGGTACGCGCGTCATGCCGTTCGTCAACGTCGAGTACGCCAGCATCAACCGCGGCGGCTTCACCGAGCAGGGCGCCGATGGCTTCGGCCTGCGCACGGATGGCCAGACGCTCGATCGCTGGCAGGCCGGCGCGGGCCTGCGTGCCGCGCGCCACTGGACCCTTGAGGATGGCCGCGGCGTGGACTTCACCGTGGGTGCGCAGTTCCGCCGCACGCTCGCGTCGCACGGTGATGTGTTCGACGCGAGCTTCGTGGGTCTCTCGCAGTGGCAGCCGCTGGCCGGTATCGGCCTGTCGCGCTACAGCGGCGTGCTTAACCTGGGGCTCAATGCCGCGTTGTCCGCGCGCACGTCGCTCAAGTTGGGCTATGACTACGAGAAGGGGCAGCGCGACCAGTCGCAGGTGCTGTCGGCGCACTGGATGATGGCGCTGTAG
- a CDS encoding J domain-containing protein yields MKALKPADAAFQGLIDAIEKRRATLAEWEAFGIVFNRRYGNDYMPLRTKLDVVRTQLLHRLDQAYDTKGLTKGERQTIAELITLMAEQVLASVDDVAVEELHRRYRAPQGGDASPDGDVTGHLGGPGEHGDDGEREREAARAAYHAKRKKTPKRGSAQERARAEEAEVHRSIRDIYRKLASALHPDRERDPVERERKAGLMQRVNVAYASRSLLDLLDIQQDLEHIDHAALGKVSDERLGRWNTILEDQLRGLDQELADIKAGYVARCGMDPTSSVSPKTVKRVLTSSIEHLRELVMAFEQDVRTLDAGGEFKAWLKHMKGQLAGM; encoded by the coding sequence GTGAAAGCCCTTAAGCCCGCCGACGCGGCGTTCCAGGGCCTGATCGATGCGATTGAAAAGCGTCGCGCCACGCTGGCGGAGTGGGAGGCATTCGGCATCGTCTTCAACCGCCGCTACGGCAACGACTACATGCCGCTGCGCACGAAGCTTGATGTGGTCCGTACCCAGCTGCTGCATCGCCTCGACCAGGCCTACGACACGAAAGGCCTGACGAAAGGCGAGCGCCAGACCATCGCCGAGCTGATCACACTCATGGCGGAACAGGTCCTCGCTTCCGTCGATGACGTGGCCGTCGAAGAACTGCATCGGCGCTATCGGGCTCCCCAGGGTGGCGACGCGTCGCCGGACGGCGATGTGACCGGTCACCTTGGTGGACCTGGTGAACACGGCGATGACGGTGAGCGCGAACGCGAAGCGGCACGTGCGGCGTACCACGCGAAGCGAAAAAAGACGCCGAAGCGTGGCTCGGCGCAGGAACGTGCCCGGGCCGAAGAAGCCGAAGTCCACCGGTCGATCCGGGACATCTACCGCAAGCTGGCCAGCGCACTTCACCCGGATCGCGAGCGCGATCCGGTGGAGCGCGAACGCAAGGCCGGGCTGATGCAGCGCGTGAACGTGGCCTACGCCAGCCGAAGCCTGCTCGACCTGCTCGACATCCAGCAGGACCTCGAACACATCGACCACGCGGCGCTGGGCAAGGTCAGCGATGAACGACTCGGGCGCTGGAACACCATCCTCGAAGACCAGCTTCGCGGCCTTGACCAGGAGCTTGCTGACATCAAGGCCGGCTACGTGGCGCGATGCGGCATGGATCCGACGTCGTCAGTGTCGCCAAAGACCGTAAAGCGCGTACTCACCTCAAGCATCGAGCACCTGCGCGAGCTGGTCATGGCGTTCGAGCAGGACGTACGGACGCTTGATGCGGGCGGCGAGTTCAAGGCCTGGCTGAAGCACATGAAGGGGCAACTGGCCGGGATGTGA
- a CDS encoding SDR family oxidoreductase: protein MNAPFQIDPTEFHGKRVLVTGGTKGIGEAIVRRMVAAGATVATTARGPDGAPDGVALFIQADLATTAGREKVITEVMQAWGGVDILVSNVGGSSAPNGGFAALTPEEWQHALDANLLAAVAMDRGFLPGMVERGHGAILHITSIQRKLPLWESTLAYAAAKAALATYSKGLSREVGPKGVRVNTVAPGFIETTAAANMISSIAQHSGTSEDDARQMLMQSLGGIAIGRPGTPDEVAELVAFVMSDRARSIHGAEYVIDGGTIQTV from the coding sequence ATGAACGCTCCCTTCCAGATTGACCCGACGGAATTCCACGGCAAGCGCGTGCTCGTGACGGGCGGCACCAAGGGTATCGGCGAGGCGATCGTGCGCCGCATGGTGGCGGCAGGTGCCACGGTCGCGACCACGGCCCGTGGGCCCGATGGCGCGCCGGATGGCGTCGCCCTTTTCATCCAGGCCGACCTTGCCACCACGGCCGGCCGCGAGAAGGTCATCACCGAGGTGATGCAGGCCTGGGGTGGCGTGGACATCCTCGTCTCGAACGTCGGCGGCTCCAGCGCGCCGAACGGCGGGTTCGCCGCCCTCACGCCGGAAGAGTGGCAGCACGCCCTCGACGCCAACCTGCTAGCCGCCGTGGCGATGGATCGCGGCTTCCTGCCCGGGATGGTGGAGCGTGGCCACGGTGCGATCCTGCACATCACCTCCATCCAGCGGAAGCTGCCCCTGTGGGAATCCACGCTGGCCTATGCGGCCGCGAAAGCAGCACTGGCAACCTACAGCAAGGGCTTGTCGCGTGAAGTGGGTCCCAAGGGGGTGCGCGTGAATACCGTTGCTCCCGGCTTTATCGAGACCACCGCCGCCGCGAACATGATCTCGAGCATCGCGCAGCACAGCGGCACGAGCGAGGACGATGCACGCCAGATGCTGATGCAGTCGCTCGGTGGTATCGCCATCGGCCGGCCGGGTACCCCCGACGAAGTGGCCGAACTGGTCGCCTTCGTGATGTCGGACCGCGCGCGGTCCATCCACGGCGCGGAGTACGTGATCGACGGCGGCACGATCCAGACGGTCTGA
- a CDS encoding glycoside hydrolase family 30 protein, protein MDERRPGAGRALVFFVALIVLISVVALNVPRFARRVAAARPAVPAQPTLPAAEVWVSTADHRLTLAPQPDLALAARDGSDADITIDTKSTYQSMTGFGASMTDASAWLIQNKLTPEQRHALMTELYGSSPNLNLNMMRLTIGASDFSLNLYTMDDMPFGETDPQLRHFNVAPTEDYLIPAVQHALAINPNLLIVASSWTAPAWMKANENLNGGELLPQYENAYADYLVKYVDTYRSRGIPIFALTLQNEPLYSPISYPGMIMNPDTRARVIKYLGPQLAKRTPRTGILEWDHNWAVPEQPLAVLADPAAARYVDGVAWHCYDGSPFEQGRVHRAHPDKDTYITECTGGDWPLYVNGELLWFTRNLLVTGIRQWARGVIYWNLALDERHGPHFGGCSACKGIITIDSQTGAVTRNDEYYAIAHFSRFVMPGALRVKSTDTDADKGLANVAFVDPMDGSVILVLVNINKTGKRVSVAEGQYQFDYAMPAESVATIVWNPSRAAAWIRRALHWLNAGSSRESP, encoded by the coding sequence ATGGATGAACGCAGGCCGGGTGCTGGCCGGGCGCTGGTGTTCTTCGTCGCGCTGATCGTCCTGATCTCCGTAGTGGCGCTCAACGTGCCGCGGTTCGCGCGCCGTGTCGCCGCGGCCCGCCCAGCGGTGCCGGCCCAGCCCACGCTGCCTGCCGCCGAGGTGTGGGTGAGCACGGCCGACCACCGGCTCACGCTCGCGCCCCAGCCGGACCTTGCCCTGGCGGCGCGCGATGGGTCAGATGCCGACATCACCATCGACACCAAAAGCACCTATCAGTCCATGACCGGTTTCGGTGCCTCGATGACCGACGCCTCGGCGTGGCTCATCCAGAACAAGCTGACTCCCGAACAGCGCCATGCGCTGATGACCGAGCTGTATGGTTCGTCGCCGAACCTCAACCTGAACATGATGCGCCTGACCATCGGTGCCTCGGATTTCTCGTTGAACCTCTACACGATGGACGACATGCCGTTCGGCGAGACGGATCCGCAGCTGCGGCACTTCAATGTGGCGCCCACGGAGGACTACCTGATTCCGGCGGTGCAGCACGCGCTGGCGATCAACCCCAACCTGCTCATCGTGGCTTCTTCGTGGACCGCACCGGCGTGGATGAAGGCCAACGAGAACCTCAACGGCGGGGAGCTGCTGCCGCAGTATGAGAACGCGTATGCCGACTACCTCGTCAAATACGTCGACACCTATCGCAGTCGCGGCATTCCCATCTTCGCCCTGACGTTGCAGAACGAGCCGCTGTACTCGCCGATCAGCTACCCCGGGATGATCATGAACCCGGACACCCGGGCCCGCGTGATCAAATATCTCGGTCCGCAGCTGGCGAAGCGCACGCCGCGGACAGGCATCCTGGAGTGGGACCACAACTGGGCCGTGCCTGAGCAGCCGCTCGCCGTCCTCGCCGACCCGGCCGCCGCGCGCTACGTCGATGGCGTGGCCTGGCACTGCTACGACGGCAGCCCGTTCGAACAGGGCCGCGTGCATCGCGCGCATCCCGACAAGGACACCTACATCACCGAATGCACCGGTGGTGACTGGCCGTTGTACGTCAACGGCGAGCTGCTGTGGTTCACCCGCAACCTGCTCGTTACCGGCATCCGCCAGTGGGCGCGCGGTGTCATCTACTGGAACCTGGCCCTCGACGAGCGCCACGGCCCGCACTTCGGCGGCTGCTCGGCCTGCAAGGGCATCATCACCATCGATTCGCAGACGGGTGCCGTCACGCGCAATGACGAGTACTACGCCATCGCGCATTTCAGCCGCTTCGTGATGCCGGGCGCCTTGCGGGTGAAGTCCACCGATACCGATGCCGACAAGGGGCTTGCCAACGTCGCCTTCGTGGATCCGATGGATGGCTCGGTCATCCTGGTGCTGGTCAACATCAACAAGACCGGGAAGCGCGTCTCCGTCGCCGAGGGTCAGTACCAGTTTGATTACGCCATGCCGGCCGAGAGCGTGGCCACGATCGTGTGGAATCCGAGCCGCGCGGCGGCATGGATTCGCCGCGCGCTGCATTGGTTGAACGCAGGATCGTCGCGTGAAAGCCCTTAA
- a CDS encoding winged helix-turn-helix transcriptional regulator has product MTRTHENVGGLPEGKFDVATPLGAAALTRQALALIEGRWKLEILFQLFGGHVKRFSDLERAIPGISQKMLAQQLRTMEKDGLVERVIYPEVPPRVEYNLTAWGQSLCPALDAFLRWQAAQK; this is encoded by the coding sequence ATGACAAGAACGCACGAAAACGTGGGTGGCTTACCCGAAGGTAAGTTTGACGTCGCTACGCCGCTCGGCGCGGCAGCACTCACGCGCCAGGCGCTCGCCCTGATCGAGGGGCGCTGGAAGCTGGAAATCCTTTTCCAGCTGTTCGGCGGGCACGTAAAGCGCTTCTCGGATCTGGAACGCGCCATCCCCGGCATCTCGCAGAAGATGCTCGCGCAACAGCTGCGCACAATGGAAAAGGATGGCTTGGTCGAACGCGTGATCTACCCCGAAGTGCCACCGCGGGTGGAATACAACCTCACCGCCTGGGGTCAGTCACTGTGCCCCGCGCTGGATGCGTTTCTGCGCTGGCAGGCTGCGCAGAAGTAA